The region ttatatttccattagagtcctgtatcagtcggtgactatgtaggactttggctaagccgttctatgtatgttgttcaatatggagtttctataggtcttgtacaatttggaggatagttgcgtagtccaatttccgagctagtcttccattggcgcgggtgctaaagagcagtgtggtgaacagaaagagatgtaacagcgagctctttgcgaaaagaaatattgtttgtagttttatacagtgtctgtctgttgttttgtgtaggcgtctgtatatagggatctacaagagagagaatagatctatacagctattgcctggtcgatgttttgctcgtgcgtgtgctagtgaaagcaggtgctggagcggttcggtatatggggtcggtatatcgagtcggtttagggcgttcggtagagagggtatttggtgtaggcgtctgtatatagggatctacaagacagaatagatctatacagctattacctagtcgatgttttgggcgttttggtgtaggcgtctgtatacaggaatctattataacctaacaataatagacctatacagctattgcctagtcgatgttttgctcgtgcgtgtgctagtgaaagcaggtgctagagcggttcggtatatggggtcggtatatcgagtcggtttagggcgttcggtggagagggtatttggtgtaggcgtctgtatatagggatctacaagagagataatagatctatacatctagtgcctggtcggtgttttgctcgtgagtgtgctggtaacagcaggtgctggagcggttcggtatatggggtcggtatatcgagttggtttagggcgttcgggtataggtagcatctagatatataggcctattactttgcagcaatagagatatatacctaaggaagagccgttgctctgtcggtttcgtagagggtgccttcgatcgaacatctaaaatcagttggcgcacgggccatttgcagagatttctctcaactaaggccaggtaacaactctgtcaaagttgcagcggccagcgcgcccgccacaacgcctgcacgcaaaagcagacgttggaaactgattctaggaaggcatttcaatggaattgagatgaaaaaagggtaatccaggacctttttgtcatctcgaaaagttggtgttcgatgAGAGAGCAATTCGTTAGGTAGTATGTAGAGGGGAAAGAGTGGGTAATAAGATATAGAAGGCGAGTATTAGAAAAGTATTTGGAGGGGCAAGGAGGCGAAGAGAgatataaagaagaggaggagagattTTTAGTGTGTAGACAAGCGGACAAGGAGATAGACAGCAGCAAAGAGCAGTAATAAAGAGGAGATATAGTAGAGAGGAGGGTAGAGcagtaggagcaggagcgacaaggcgggtaGTAGAGTTTAATACGGCAGTGATAACAGGAGTTTAGGCAGGTAGAGTAGTAAGACAGGCAATTAGGATAGTAGGGGAATAGATAGGGAATATGCGAAGGGCGGGTGATAAGCAAAGCGAGGACAAAATAGGGAGATGTTAgtgtgatggttttgggccgttgccccgcacaggccacctgccagatgccttagcgttgttttgatgttcgcgcacgagccacctgtttggtggcccatgcacacccccacttagatatattccgcgcagagcttcttacaagctctgcactgcaattactttgtaattcaacacagtttcaaatacctgacCTATGTGAGACCCTTACACGTAATTGCAGTCACCGAACACTGGCCCAACGGTGCGCCTCACGAGAAGCGCCCCGTCGAACAAGTCATGAACCCTCTGGGGGCTCGTGACTCCCCTCATCCCGAGATCGTGGAACTCCTCACAGAGGAGACATCGCGCGATACTCGCCCCAGCACTACAGAACACCGAAATCCTGCCCTCGGCGTCCCTCGTTTCATGCGAGAGACGGCCGCAACCATGAACCGCTCCCGTATGGACGAGAGCCACGAGAACTCAGCCCCCGAACAGCCTTCGCGTGCGACGGCGCCCACCTCCCAGACCAAAGAAACCCTAGAGCGTCGCGCCAGCGGCCTCCCCCGAGCACACGGCAAGAACAACCTCTTCGACAGGGACGTACGCATTCCAGGACGCTACCCCTCCCTCGGCCACACCGATAGTGTACAGCAGCCACTGGACATTTCCGACGACTCTGACGACGAGCTTCCGACCACAATCACTACGCGCAAGAAGGGCGTGGCCTTCATAGACCATCGCGCCGACTTGAGCAGCCCATTGGGCATACGCTACCCATTAATGAGCGAGCAACGCCGCTACTCGCGCCAGTCTCAGGCCGAAGTCGACACTGATTATTTTTCTGAAGCGTGGCTCTCACCTGGACCTGCCGCGTCCTTAGAACCCCTAGTTGAACACGCCTACGAGCGTGCGCAATTCGAGCGACAGCCCTCTACGTCCTACGTCATTCCTCGCGAGGATAACGTGACCACCTTCGACCTCTGGGAGAACGATGCGCAAGGCAACCCCCAACGCAAAGATTCTCTCCACACTACGCCTATCGGACATACGAATAATGACCAGTCTAAGGCGTTGAACAGACTATATGATCAAATCCGCGATATGTGGAGAGACCTCGGCAACGAGCGCAAACACAGCGATCAGTTAGGCGAACAGCTTCTCGCAAGAGACAAGGTCATCGAAAACCTCCACAGCAAGGATCAAGAAACCCAAGATATCCTTGAGGGTTACAAGGGCGACGTCGCTGACACACAGGCTGTCCTTAAGAACTGCCAGGACCAACTTCAGTCTTCCGTCGCTACAGTTGCACGCCTAACCGAGGAGCTCCGCGACGCGCGCGGAAGCGCTCACGAAGACTACCAGCAGGCCCAGAACCAGGCAGAGAACCTCGCCGCCCGCAAATCGGCCTACAAGGACAAATACCGACAGGAGCACGACGCCCACCGAGCCACATTAGAGAATATGAAGAAACTCCAGGCTAAGCTAAAACAGGCTACAGCCAAGGTTTCTAGGTCAGCCAGGCGCGGCCACACAGGCCCTTCCCCCCAGACTCATCGGACTCTGAAGGCGACGATGCCAACAGTCCTCTACCAGCCCTCTCTCGCCAAGGTCAGCGCGGCACTCAGTCTACGAAAAATCGATACTCCGATGACGAAGAGTACGATCACCGTCGCCACCCCCGCCCAAAGAAACCTGAACCTGAGGCATTCTCCGGTAATGGCACCACTTCCGCCGACTATCTTAAGTGGAAGATGGACGTCACCGATTGGTTTGCTGATTATCCCTACGAGTTCGCCTCAGAAACCAAGAAGCTTAGCTACATCCGCCAGAAGACCAAGGACAAGGCTTTCGGATGCCTCCAGCATGGGTACCTCGAACCTGGAGCTGAGTTCGCGCACAGTAACGAGGCTTGGTCTATCCTTGACTCTGTCTATAAGTCGCTGAACACTAGCATCGAAGCTCAGTCCTGGTATGAGAGCTTGAATTCCACTATGAAGCCCACAGAGTCTATGGGTGAGTACATCGCCCGCTTTAACGTCGGCACCTCGGCCCTTCGTTGGCCCGACACCCTCAAGATCCAGTTCATGCGCAACCGGCTGCCTGTATGGTGGCGCGACATGACCGCCATGAAAGTCTTAGAGTCTAGCCTCACCTACCTTGACTTCTGTCAAACCCTTCGTCTCCTCGAACAGTCCAACCCACAACGAGCCACTACAACTGGCAACCGTAGAGGAAATCAGAGTTTAGAAGGTGGCGGGAGCGGCGGAGCAGGCGGCAATAAGTCCACTCCCTCTAACGGACCCCGGAACGGTGGATCCAGCTCGGGATCTGGCCCCCGTGGCCGCTCTGACATCCAGGTCAAGGTCCTCCGTCACTTAAATCGTTGTTTCAACTGTCTTAAGAAGAATCACACCTTTAAGGCTACAGGAGGTTACTGCTCTAAGGAGCCGGTCGCCTCTTTTGACTCGTACCCCGAAGTTCAGGACGCTCTTGAGAAGGCTATTGCTAACAATGGCGTACCCGTCGGAGAGCCAGCCCGCCCTAAGGTCAAGGGCGCCGCAGCTAGCGTCACCTCCACCTCTCCCCAACCTTCGGAAAATGCTTAGTCCCTGGCGACAGTCGCCCCCAGGGACCTCCCCGGCATGAGAAGCCACCCCCAGTACAACCACCAGCACATCCCCTAATTCCCCCTGCCCCTTCTGTCGAAGacagcgaagaagaagaggagttaCATCCTAACCGCTTTGTCGACGATTCTTTGACCCTAGCCCTTTCCCCTACCGTAGAAGTCAGCTCTGACGATGAGTCCGACCCGGATCCAACACTCCAGGCAATTGCGAACCGTGTCAAGGCTCTAAAACAACAGAGCCAGACTGGATCCCGGATCACCGTCTCGGCCATTGCTGCCGCCGCTATACGCGGTGATAAGTATCAGCCTCTAGTAGGCCAGCAATTAGTCTTTAAAGGAATCATTTCTTCTCATCGCTCCTCTCCTCAACACGTCGAAATCATGGGTGACACTGGTTGTGCTTCTCTCTTCATTGATTCTTCTCATGCCCGCGCACATAAATACGACCTTATCTCTCTCTCCCAGCCTGCTACTCTAGAACTCGCTGATGGCTCTCTAGTGGCAGGCGTTACCCATATGGCCCGGGTAACTGTCACATTTGGCACCCACACCGAAGATGTCCTAGCCTATGTCACCAAACTCTCTGGTGTCCAAATGATCCTAGGAACGCCCTGGTTCCAAACCCATGAACCCCGAGTTAACTGGAAAGACATGTCTCTAAGTTTTGACTCGGAGCACTGTCTAATTAACTGTatccacgaccaccgaccCTGTCACACTCAGAGCAGCCGGCACCACAAGCAACCTCTCCCCCAGGTCCCTGACCCTTGCCGGAAGGTTGCTCGTCACCCCAAAGCACCCCCACCAATTGATGTAGCTTTCATCTCTAGCCGCGTAGCCGCGGCAGCCGTCTGTCACGACCAGGACATTTGTATCACCTCTTACGATGAAATCGGCCGCATCGCCGAGCTATCCGACAAGGAATGGGAGGACACTCAGCACCTACGTGCTGCAGGAGCCAAAGTGCTCCCAGAGGATTACGAGAAGTTCCGCGACAAGATGGAACGTCCGCACATGACGAGACAAGAAATCCTCAAGCGATTACCTAAGGTCCTTCATCCCTTGTACCAAGGTTTTGACCCTAAAGAAGCGGACGAGCTCCCAGAGCTCCGGGGTAACCTTGACCACAAAATCGAACTTAAGCTCGACGATACTGGCCAGCCGCCTAAGCCGTCATTCCAGCGTCTACGCCCAATGTCCCGAGATGAAGCCCGAGCGGTGAAActctatgtggacgacatgATCAAGAAAGGACACGTCGAACGCAGCACTTCCGCCTGGGCCGCACCCCTTCTTGTTGTGCGCAAGCCAGGTGGAGGCATCCGCATATGCGTCGACTATCGCGGTCTGAACgcccacactgtcaagaACCGAAATGCCCACCACTAATCCGGGACATGCTTGCTAAGCTCTCAAAATCGCGATACTTCTCCAAGGTAGATGTGATCGCCGCATTCAATAAGATACGCATCAAAGAAGAACATAAACACCTCTCCGCCTTCATCACGCCCTACGGACTGTACCAATACACTGTTATGCCCTTCGGCATGTGCAATAGCCCAGGAACCTTCCAAGCATACATTAACGACGTCCTACACGAATATCTCGATGAGTTCTGCATGGCTTACTTAGACGATGTAATTATCTTTAGTGAGACTCTTGATCAACACGAGAAGCACCTAGTACAGGTAGTCTCTCGGCTCGCAGACGCCGGATTGCCTATGGACATTCTTAAATCCGACTTCATAACGACAGAGGTTAAATTCCTCGGGCTTATCATCACCGCCGACGGTATTAAAATGGACCCAGACAAAGTCAGCGCCATTCAGGACTGGAAGCTTCCGCAATCTCTAAAAGATGTACAAGCCTTTTTAGGTTTTGCTAACTTCTACCGCCGATTTATACGCGGTTTCTCGGATATCGCAAAACCTTTAACGCATCTCACTAAGGGCGACCCTAAGCTATTCAAGATGACTAAAGAAGCTGAGCGCTCCTTCCTCGCACTGAAAGTCGCCTTCTGTAGCGACGTGGTGCTCGCCCACTTTGACCCCGACCTAAAGACTATCGTAGAAACTGACGCGTCTGACTATGTGTACGCAGCAGTGCTCTCCCAGGTCCAGCCAGACGGATCAGTCCGGCCGGTCGCCTATCTCTCAAAGAAGATGTCGCCCACAGAGTGTAATTACGAGAtatacgacaaggagctcctcGCTATAGTCCGCGCCTTCGAGGAATGGAGGCCAGAACTCGCAGGAGTTCCTGAGGCGGTAGAAGTGCTAACAGACCATCGCGGGCTCGAATACTTCCGCTCTAAACGCAATCTCAATCGTCGACAAGCCCGCTGGGCTGAGTTCCTAGAGGAATTCGACTTTCGCATACAATACCGCCCTGGTAAACAGGGTACTAAACCCGACAGCCTTACCCGCCGGACAGGAGACTTGCCAGACTCAGTCACGGACGACCGGGTCCAGCACCAATGCCAGACTATCCTAGGTTCCAACCGATGGGGCGGCAGCTATGCCGCTGTACGCCTCGCCGGAGTATGCCTGGGCGACAATCCTTGCGACCTAGGCTCCGTCCTTACACTGATGCAAGAGAGCGGCGAAGGCGCTTCACTGTCCACCTCTACAATGTTGGTAGGGTTAGCCCGCTTCTCCCTAAAGGGCACCCATGACCCATATGACGACATCGAAGGAGCCGACGATCGCCCCCTCGACGATGTCCTCTTAGAACTCTGCCTTAGCGACCCACGCCTACGCGATGTAAAGACAGCCCTCGCTTCTAATGACCGCCGTATCCCACATTACCTCATAGCGGAAGGCATTCGGATGGAACTAGCCGACCTAGAAGCCAGCAACGACGGCAAGCTATTTATTGGCAACGGGCGTCTTGTCGTCCCCTTCAGTGAGAAACTCCGTACGAGGATTATCGCACACATCCACAATAGCCTACCGGGCGGCCACGGAGGTCGCACGACGACGTACCAACAAGTAAGCCAGTGGTACTACTGGCAGGGCATGACGAACACAATTGCGCGCTTTACCAACAACTGTCTAACCTGTAAACGCTCTAAGGTTAACCGCACCGCCAAACATAGTTTGCTTCACCCGCTGCCTGTCCCTACTCAGTACTGGGATGACATATCCATCGACTTCATCACCCCACTGCCTAAGTCAACCTGGTGTGGTCACTCTTACCAACACATCATGGTCGTGGTTGACCGTCTATCAAAAATGAAGAAGTTCATTGCAATGGAAAACCTAGAGGTGCCTACAGTCGTTGACAAGTTTATGGAATACATCTGGAAAGAGGAAGGATACCCAAGGACTCTTGTATCAGATCGGGGCCGCCAATTCACGTCACATTTCTGGAATCGCCTGTGTGCCCAGGTGGGAACGCACCCTAAACTCTCTACCTCCCATCACCCAGAAACCGACGGTCAGACCGAGAATGCAAACGCCGATCTCAAACAATACCTAAGGGCGTACGTTAACTACCTACAGACGGATTGGGCCCAGCTATTGCCTTTAGCAGAATTTGAAGCCAATTCGGCCATTAGCACAGCTACCGGGTTATCTCCGTTCCTCGCCACAAAGGGACGCCAACCGCGATCTGGACTGGAGCCCGCTCACCTTCTGCGCCCCCTTAACAACCACCCTACTATCGCCCAACAGCAACGGAACGCTGATGCCCTCGCCCAGCGCATTGACACAACGCGCACCTTCCTGCGACAACAAATCCTATGGGCTCAAGACAAGATGAAAGAGTTCGCAGACGCGAACCGATACCCAGCACCACGGTTCGACGTGGGTGACTGGGTGATGCTGAACGCCCGCCACATTAAAACCGAAAGACCAGTTAAGTCACTAGACCACAAGAATATAGGGCCATACCAGATCACTCGGGTCATTGACAACATGGCCTACGAACTAGACCTCCCTCCTCAGCTTAAAGCTATCTTCCCAGCCTTCCACCCATGGCTCCTACAACCGTACGAGGACGACGCCTTACCCGGACAACCTCGTCCAGGCGATGCCGCTCCCCCGAAGTCCACCTTGGCAACGATGGAGTCACAGAATACGTGGTCTCCCAAGTCCTAGACTCTCGCATACGACGCAATCTCGTCGACCCTCACACAGGTGAGCGTGGATTGCTGCAATACAAGGTGGAATGGGTGGGCGACGATCAGTCAGAGCCATGGCAGCCCTACCATAACCTGCGCAGCTGTAAAGAGTCAGTCCAGGACTTTCACAGCCGCAACCCTGGCCGACCAGGACCACACGCCACATTTCATGACTACGATGACGACGGACAGCTCGCTATAGCCCTGCTCCAGCTACTAGATAGCAAGTACTCAAATAAGTTTGCGCCTCAGTCGGAACTTTGAGCGCTTTTCGGGGGGGACgtgtgatggttttgggccgttgccccgcacaggccacctgccagatgccttagcgttgttttgatgttcgcgcacgagccacctgtttggtggcccatgcacacccccacttagatatattccgcgcagagcttcttacaagctctgcactgcaattactttgtaattcaacacagtttcaaatacctgacCTATGTGAGACCCTAACCCAGGGCGCTCAATGGTACGTTATAATATACCATTTTTTTGTTAGTGCTGAGAAGTACGCGTATGGCGGGTATATACTAGAACCAGGGGTTTATCCCATTAAACTTCAGGAGTACATCCCATTTTTAGTCTATAGTCGAAATTACTCCAAATTTAGACATATAACTCAGCATACGTAGACGCACAATCTGACGAATTTACAGCGCAGCAGACTATGTGGTTCAGGAGCTTAGGGTTTGGTGTTCTTGGTTAGGGTTACGCGTCTGGGGGGTCAGGAGGTCGCGAGGCTCGGCACCCCGCCGCGCGCGCGCCGCCGGAGTAAGCACCGAGAGAGCGATCAACAGCGCGTGTATATAAGAAGCCGAGTAGAACAGGTAGGCGTCGATATTTCAACATGTCTAAACCTAGCATCGAGTGCCAGTATTTCGAGCATGTGCCTGAGCACAGCGTAGCGGCATGCAGAGAGTGCAGATATGCAGTATGGCCAGATCAGATTGAGGGCCATCTACAGAAGCAGCATAAGGTTAGTTACAAGGAGGCTGAGGCAGTTGGACAGCAGGTTCGCAGCTGGGCTGGGTTAGTCCAGTACCCTAGTGAGCTCGAGGTGCCGACTGGTGCTCCAAAGCCTGTGCGGCaattgccagtgtatacagACGGGATGTTATGCCAATTTGACTCCAGCTGCTGCTATTATGTAGCAAGAAGTAAGGAGGCTATACGAAAGCATTGGCGTAAGGACCATCAAGGATGGTCAGCAGGGAAGAAGCGAGGGCGGCCAAGTCGAACCAGGCAGAAGAGCGTGCAGGCACATATGGATAAGGGGTaccggctggtccattgccaGCGATTATTCAGCAGCCGGCATGGATCGCAGTACTTTGAGGTCCAGGCACCCAGCCAGgatggagaaggccccgaaATCGTGCCCGTAGACGGGGCAGCAGCATGGGCGCGAGTGGGCGAGCAGATGGCCaaggcgtgggcagacatcgagaagcgggcgcagacgacgatccaggagggcgagcgcgacgaggtgaacccatggctggagcggacgcagtggttgccgtacctagtgggcatggagaggccggatttgttagcgtgcatcgaggagcccgtggcagagccagatgccaggcaggagcagcaggccgagccggtggaagcagcgatttgggcagccatggatggattggcgcggttcagccaggcatccattattgaccggattggcgtgtttatacggttggaggcaattcgcacagagatgcaccaaacccggttccagccgttacagccgtataTGGACAAGAACGCCATTGTCAAGCACACACGACCGTGGCAGCAGATGTTAATGTTTTTTGCACGCACACAGAAAGAGCACGGGTGGAAGAGCCCCAAGTATCGGTTTACGCGCCGGCAGCGAGAGGCATGGGAGGTGTTAATCGAACAGGCAAAGCGGAGCATAGagggagacgaagaagatgaagccgaggatatggacgaagagagagaagagctggacgaggagatgatggacgacatagacgaggcgatagaggtagctgaggaagagccaggtcagggagaaggccccgagcctaagaagttgtctaagatacagaaagcgtgtttggagttttgcattgcattacttaaccaccgcatcacccgtagagagtatgacagcccgctggtgtgcgcgttggcggtgctgggcgtcaaggaggacggatggaaggggccggagcagtacccgccgatattatcggcggtgatcaagatcgctcggtttatggtcgtg is a window of Pyrenophora tritici-repentis strain M4 chromosome 2, whole genome shotgun sequence DNA encoding:
- a CDS encoding Myosin-tail-1 domain containing protein, which produces MNPLGARDSPHPEIVELLTEETSRDTRPSTTEHRNPALGVPRFMRETAATMNRSRMDESHENSAPEQPSRATAPTSQTKETLERRASGLPRAHGKNNLFDRDVRIPGRYPSLGHTDSVQQPLDISDDSDDELPTTITTRKKGVAFIDHRADLSSPLGIRYPLMSEQRRYSRQSQAEVDTDYFSEAWLSPGPAASLEPLVEHAYERAQFERQPSTSYVIPREDNVTTFDLWENDAQGNPQRKDSLHTTPIGHTNNDQSKALNRLYDQIRDMWRDLGNERKHSDQLGEQLLARDKVIENLHSKDQETQDILEGYKGDVADTQAVLKNCQDQLQSSVATVARLTEELRDARGSAHEDYQQAQNQAENLAARKSAYKDKYRQEHDAHRATLENMKKLQAKLKQATAKVSSPLPALSRQGQRGTQSTKNRYSDDEEYDHRRHPRPKKPEPEAFSGNGTTSADYLKWKMDVTDWFADYPYEFASETKKLSYIRQKTKDKAFGCLQHGYLEPGAEFAHSNEAWSILDSVYKSLNTSIEAQSWYESLNSTMKPTESMGEYIARFNVGTSALRWPDTLKIQFMRNRLPVWWRDMTAMKVLESSLTYLDFCQTLRLLEQSNPQRATTTGNRRGNQSLEGGGSGGAGGNKSTPSNGPRNGGSSSGSGPRGRSDIQVKVLRHLNRCFNCLKKNHTFKATGGYCSKEPVASFDSYPEVQDALEKAIANNGVPVGEPARPKVKGAAASGPPRHEKPPPVQPPAHPLIPPAPSVEDSEEEEELHPNRFVDDSLTLALSPTVEVSSDDESDPDPTLQAIANRVKALKQQSQTGSRITVSAIAAAAIRGDKYQPLVGQQLVFKGIISSHRSSPQHVEIMGDTGCASLFIDSSHARAHKYDLISLSQPATLELADGSLVAGVTHMARVTVTFGTHTEDVLAYVTKLSGVQMILGTPWFQTHEPRVNWKDMSLSFDSEHCLINCIHDHRPCHTQSSRHHKQPLPQVPDPCRKVARHPKAPPPIDVAFISSRVAAAAVCHDQDICITSYDEIGRIAELSDKEWEDTQHLRAAGAKVLPEDYEKFRDKMERPHMTRQEILKRLPKVLHPLYQGFDPKEADELPELRGNLDHKIELKLDDTGQPPKPSFQRLRPMSRDEARAVKLYVDDMIKKGHVERSTSAWAAPLLVVRKPGGGIRICVDYREPKCPPLIRDMLAKLSKSRYFSKVDVIAAFNKIRIKEEHKHLSAFITPYGLYQYTVMPFGMCNSPGTFQAYINDVLHEYLDEFCMAYLDDVIIFSETLDQHEKHLVQVVSRLADAGLPMDILKSDFITTEVKFLGLIITADGIKMDPDKVSAIQDWKLPQSLKDVQAFLGFANFYRRFIRGFSDIAKPLTHLTKGDPKLFKMTKEAERSFLALKVAFCSDVVLAHFDPDLKTIVETDASDYVYAAVLSQVQPDGSVRPVAYLSKKMSPTECNYEIYDKELLAIVRAFEEWRPELAGVPEAVEVLTDHRGLEYFRSKRNLNRRQARWAEFLEEFDFRIQYRPGKQGTKPDSLTRRTGDLPDSVTDDRVQHQCQTILGSNRWGGSYAAVRLAGVCLGDNPCDLGSVLTLMQESGEGASLSTSTMLVGLARFSLKGTHDPYDDIEGADDRPLDDVLLELCLSDPRLRDVKTALASNDRRIPHYLIAEGIRMELADLEASNDGKLFIGNGRLVVPFSEKLRTRIIAHIHNSLPGGHGGRTTTYQQVSQWYYWQGMTNTIARFTNNCLTCKRSKVNRTAKHSLLHPLPVPTQYWDDISIDFITPLPKSTWCGHSYQHIMVVVDRLSKMKKFIAMENLEVPTVVDKFMEYIWKEEGYPRTLVSDRGRQFTSHFWNRLCAQVGTHPKLSTSHHPETDGQTENANADLKQYLRAYVNYLQTDWAQLLPLAEFEANSAISTATGLSPFLATKGRQPRSGLEPAHLLRPLNNHPTIAQQQRNADALAQRIDTTRTFLRQQILWAQDKMKEFADANRYPAPRFDVGDWVMLNARHIKTERPVKSLDHKNIGPYQITRVIDNMAYELDLPPQLKAIFPAFHPWLLQPRCRSPEVHLGNDGVTEYVVSQVLDSRIRRNLVDPHTGERGLLQYKVEWVGDDQSEPWQPYHNLRSCKESVQDFHSRNPGRPGPHATFHDYDDDGQLAIALLQLLDSKYSNKFAPQSEL